The following proteins are encoded in a genomic region of Fimbriiglobus ruber:
- a CDS encoding RHS repeat-associated core domain-containing protein, which produces MVSAAYTPAGSGSPTEVATYVYDAFGNQIEEDATIGGVTTVTREGFDGWNPASADGAGNGSFDAWADLNGSDALVTRRVYGPGADELTARESAGGTVGWYLTDDLGSIRGITDGSGTPLTTIGYDAFGDVTADTTPAAADQYGYAGVATDPVTGLESNGNGAGEYNPALGRFNQQDPTGFGGGDGNLYRYTGNDPLTMTDPSGQYTQGDELPSPGDAGTGREYPLAMGGSTGTSDSPSTGNGWTGRYYPLAMGGSTSMPTSPELTSVATLGYDTGVALPGDSDSQPSMEPTDIEQTSNYVSIKGFVASSLGPQPISGAETVQGNSLNDFFTPGNSTLQLQTDENGNPGGGSGNALEGPRKPPTSGQNGTENSVPFIPPSAFKDQPPTAPQPTGGFLTAVWSNVTGFADGLLGPRVPTKDFKPIMLLGPSIPTYQFEWNMLLGPRIPTKDLGTAFENGQIGEEYGQAISGLLIGRAVNNAIFPKPVQPIGKGGCFPGGTPVATADGPKSIEALIPGDRVWAFDFRHLRWRLSPVLKAFRLDYNGIMTSITAGGHSVTATGGHPFWVEQGTDLSGRPHPGHAPLTEPGGLLHGRWVLAQDLRVGDVLVLRTGGGSGPVEEIASVDQQLTVYNVRVAEYENYAVGRNGALAHNQNTPTPSPNPPGTPTPKSPTNPNPPGTPTPKSPTNPNPPGTPTAKAPVVNPSIPVTGGVVRPIVTDVRLNTLMDDIYKPKAVANPLPGTNGGTADSIRWTKRTGQLVRGSDHIVAGKDRIQSLKNWLRDNPLASEADRQAAQAVITDLENALAGN; this is translated from the coding sequence ATGGTGTCGGCCGCGTATACTCCCGCCGGGTCCGGGTCGCCGACCGAGGTGGCCACGTACGTGTACGACGCGTTCGGCAACCAGATCGAGGAGGACGCGACGATCGGGGGCGTCACCACCGTGACTCGGGAGGGGTTCGACGGGTGGAACCCGGCGAGTGCGGACGGGGCCGGGAACGGGTCGTTCGACGCGTGGGCCGACCTGAACGGGAGTGATGCCCTGGTGACCCGCCGGGTGTACGGCCCGGGGGCCGACGAGTTAACGGCCCGGGAGTCGGCCGGGGGGACCGTCGGGTGGTACCTGACCGACGATCTGGGCAGCATCCGCGGGATCACCGACGGGAGTGGCACCCCGCTCACGACCATCGGGTACGACGCGTTCGGGGACGTGACGGCCGACACGACCCCGGCGGCGGCCGATCAGTATGGGTACGCCGGAGTGGCCACCGATCCAGTCACGGGGCTGGAGTCGAACGGGAACGGGGCCGGGGAGTACAACCCGGCGCTGGGGCGGTTTAACCAGCAAGACCCGACCGGGTTCGGGGGCGGGGACGGGAACCTGTATCGTTACACCGGGAACGACCCGCTGACCATGACCGACCCGTCGGGGCAGTACACGCAAGGGGACGAACTCCCCTCCCCCGGGGATGCCGGGACGGGGCGGGAGTACCCGCTGGCGATGGGCGGGTCGACGGGGACATCCGACTCCCCGTCAACCGGGAACGGGTGGACGGGCAGATATTACCCGCTGGCGATGGGCGGGTCGACGTCCATGCCCACCTCACCGGAGCTGACGTCGGTGGCCACGCTGGGATATGATACGGGGGTAGCCTTGCCGGGCGATTCGGATTCGCAGCCGAGCATGGAGCCAACGGATATTGAGCAAACGTCGAACTATGTGAGCATCAAAGGGTTCGTCGCGTCGAGCCTCGGCCCGCAACCGATCTCGGGCGCGGAAACCGTCCAGGGGAACTCGCTCAACGACTTTTTCACGCCCGGCAACAGTACACTCCAGTTGCAGACCGATGAGAACGGTAACCCCGGTGGAGGTAGCGGAAATGCATTAGAGGGGCCAAGGAAGCCACCTACTTCCGGACAGAATGGTACGGAAAATAGCGTCCCCTTTATTCCACCGAGCGCCTTTAAAGATCAACCACCCACTGCTCCACAACCAACTGGCGGATTTCTTACTGCAGTGTGGTCGAACGTGACGGGCTTTGCAGACGGGCTTCTCGGCCCTCGCGTACCTACAAAGGACTTCAAACCGATTATGCTCCTCGGGCCAAGTATTCCAACCTATCAGTTCGAATGGAACATGCTTCTCGGCCCGCGAATACCGACTAAAGACCTTGGCACAGCGTTCGAAAATGGGCAAATAGGTGAGGAATATGGTCAAGCGATTAGCGGTCTACTCATAGGCCGGGCTGTCAATAATGCCATTTTTCCAAAACCTGTTCAACCGATTGGGAAGGGTGGGTGCTTCCCGGGCGGCACGCCAGTGGCCACTGCAGACGGCCCGAAATCGATCGAGGCGCTCATTCCAGGTGATCGGGTCTGGGCATTTGATTTCCGTCACCTGAGATGGCGGCTAAGTCCGGTCTTGAAAGCGTTCCGGCTCGACTATAACGGTATTATGACCAGCATTACGGCTGGTGGACACTCGGTAACCGCGACGGGGGGGCACCCGTTCTGGGTCGAGCAGGGTACTGACCTATCGGGACGGCCGCATCCGGGTCATGCCCCGCTGACAGAACCGGGTGGGTTGTTGCACGGGCGGTGGGTACTTGCCCAAGACTTACGGGTCGGGGATGTGCTAGTCCTCAGGACCGGTGGAGGATCCGGGCCGGTCGAGGAGATCGCGAGTGTCGACCAGCAGTTAACCGTGTACAATGTCCGAGTCGCCGAATATGAGAATTATGCGGTCGGCCGGAATGGGGCGCTGGCCCATAATCAAAATACTCCTACTCCGAGTCCGAACCCACCTGGAACACCTACTCCCAAATCGCCGACGAATCCGAACCCACCCGGAACACCTACCCCCAAATCGCCGACGAATCCGAACCCACCTGGAACGCCTACCGCCAAGGCCCCCGTAGTCAATCCGAGTATACCCGTTACGGGTGGGGTTGTCCGGCCTATAGTGACGGACGTCAGATTGAATACCCTAATGGACGATATTTATAAACCCAAAGCGGTTGCGAACCCTCTTCCCGGAACAAACGGAGGGACGGCTGATTCGATTCGATGGACAAAACGAACGGGTCAACTTGTAAGGGGGAGCGATCACATAGTAGCCGGCAAAGACAGGATCCAAAGTTTGAAAAATTGGCTTCGAGATAATCCATTAGCATCCGAAGCAGACAGGCAAGCGGCGCAAGCCGTGATCACCGATTTAGAGAATGCTTTGGCGGGTAATTAA
- the tnpA gene encoding IS66 family insertion sequence element accessory protein TnpA, with protein sequence MPISDLVPGSTLGAPIPPDRADRASFWRQTLAEFDASKVSVRAFCHQRGFHEKRFYT encoded by the coding sequence GTGCCGATATCTGATCTGGTTCCCGGATCGACCCTAGGCGCTCCCATCCCACCCGACCGGGCCGACCGAGCATCTTTTTGGCGGCAGACGCTCGCAGAATTCGATGCCTCGAAGGTGTCGGTCCGGGCGTTCTGCCATCAACGCGGATTCCACGAGAAGCGATTCTATACCTAG
- a CDS encoding glycosyltransferase, with protein MTFVNPEPAKGVFWFARIAEVLGRTRRDIPLLVVEGRGRSDWVGRCGVDLSGVRSLRRMANTADPRRFYRVSKLILMPSLVPEGLSRVAVEAMANGIPVIGSARGGLVEVLREGGVTVDIPVKHTPDTRTPPTQDEVKDWVTAIVHLWDSPSEYVRLAERAKETAAQLWHSNVLIPRWIHFLSQICKRI; from the coding sequence GTGACGTTCGTCAACCCGGAACCAGCCAAAGGTGTATTCTGGTTCGCCCGTATAGCGGAGGTCTTGGGGCGCACCCGCCGGGACATTCCGCTTCTGGTGGTGGAAGGGAGGGGTCGCTCGGACTGGGTAGGTCGATGCGGGGTCGATCTAAGTGGGGTACGTTCCCTTCGACGAATGGCGAACACAGCGGACCCGCGGCGGTTCTACCGAGTCAGCAAGTTGATTTTGATGCCGTCGCTGGTACCTGAAGGATTGTCGAGGGTGGCAGTCGAGGCGATGGCGAACGGGATACCCGTGATCGGCTCTGCGAGAGGCGGACTGGTCGAGGTGTTGCGGGAAGGTGGGGTAACGGTCGATATTCCCGTGAAGCATACCCCAGACACGCGAACGCCTCCGACTCAGGACGAAGTCAAAGATTGGGTGACGGCCATCGTCCATCTGTGGGACTCGCCATCTGAGTATGTCCGATTAGCCGAGCGGGCCAAGGAAACGGCCGCACAGTTGTGGCACTCAAATGTCCTTATACCACGATGGATACATTTTCTGAGTCAGATTTGCAAGCGGATATGA
- a CDS encoding FkbM family methyltransferase produces MSDPAVSVVLSVSDDLSLLTWAIESLRRQTLGDWELLPVGAGAVGATREFLDCAATADQRIRLVEHPFLRGRAAAYSAARGYLIAYLDSGGEFYHDHLARAWEGRGRGDVLVFRYDLIADVAGSPDAGTATRYDPLTRHDKLFSESVVAAIGVVHRRELLARIEPFTDGPDYRSAVEADDDLWRKLARVGARFVYIPAASGKWRVRSDTQLSLRPAASPCAVPPALVAVTVHNAVEKRQMLIPRDETGTVARIFGEGKYDGVPVDKLRVPPVIVDVGANVGVFALYAKLRFHRDAIVHCFEPHLPTIELLRRNVRELPGVTVHPFGLGRGDVTAELRLDPRSSAGHSIKAEHVRHPEGIARVTLRDAGAVWDDLGLGEVDVLKLDACGCEGDILEALGPHLTQVRFVLVALNCVTDRPRIEALLPRHQLVIETTRTAEPGLLKFVRLDLRGEMAARVTVHSTHIAGVGPADRTPVMSGFAATSRARGSSYFPRVMFASYHCYHDSASGAALCTRDLFALLTARGWACRVFTGPNLDDPVAPPVGDKLRAYPTTQMARGRFGNADFTLYHSQAGGFPVTMFAPDPPAATRSPTQEEARAFAAVLSDAIREFRPDVVLTYGGDDASRAVVEAGRAVGAAVVFWLHNRAYTDATIFRDCDTVVVPSEASRGHYRDLLGLESVVLPGPWM; encoded by the coding sequence ATGTCCGATCCGGCCGTGTCGGTCGTCTTGTCCGTATCCGATGACCTCTCACTTCTCACGTGGGCGATCGAATCTCTCCGCCGACAAACGCTGGGCGATTGGGAACTGCTGCCCGTCGGTGCCGGGGCAGTTGGGGCGACCCGTGAGTTCCTCGATTGCGCGGCAACGGCGGATCAGCGGATCCGGCTCGTTGAGCATCCGTTCCTTCGCGGTCGTGCGGCGGCATACTCCGCTGCTCGGGGGTACCTGATCGCGTACCTCGATTCGGGCGGCGAGTTCTACCACGACCACCTGGCACGGGCCTGGGAGGGGCGGGGTCGGGGCGACGTCCTGGTATTCCGGTACGACCTGATTGCGGACGTAGCCGGCAGCCCGGACGCTGGCACGGCCACACGGTACGACCCGCTGACCCGACACGACAAGCTATTCTCGGAATCTGTTGTGGCTGCGATCGGGGTCGTCCACCGTCGGGAGCTGCTCGCCCGGATTGAGCCGTTCACCGATGGCCCGGATTACCGTTCGGCGGTGGAGGCCGATGACGACTTGTGGCGGAAGCTCGCGCGGGTCGGAGCCCGGTTCGTCTACATCCCGGCGGCAAGCGGAAAGTGGCGCGTCCGGAGTGATACCCAGCTCAGTCTACGGCCGGCAGCTTCGCCCTGCGCCGTGCCACCGGCGCTCGTCGCCGTGACGGTGCATAACGCGGTCGAGAAGCGCCAGATGTTGATTCCCCGGGACGAGACCGGGACGGTGGCGCGCATATTTGGGGAGGGAAAATACGACGGCGTTCCTGTGGACAAGCTCCGGGTTCCGCCGGTCATCGTGGACGTGGGTGCCAACGTCGGGGTGTTTGCCCTTTACGCCAAACTCCGGTTCCACCGGGATGCCATCGTCCATTGTTTCGAGCCACACCTGCCGACCATCGAGTTGCTCCGGCGGAATGTACGTGAGCTACCGGGCGTCACCGTTCACCCGTTCGGACTCGGTCGAGGAGATGTGACAGCCGAACTGCGTCTCGACCCGCGAAGCTCGGCGGGGCATTCGATTAAGGCCGAGCATGTCCGGCATCCAGAGGGTATTGCTCGGGTCACGCTGCGAGACGCCGGGGCGGTGTGGGACGATTTGGGGTTGGGCGAGGTGGACGTCCTCAAACTCGATGCCTGCGGGTGCGAGGGCGACATTCTGGAGGCCTTGGGGCCGCATTTGACGCAAGTAAGGTTCGTCTTGGTCGCACTTAACTGCGTAACCGACCGACCGCGGATCGAAGCCTTGCTGCCTCGGCACCAGTTGGTGATTGAGACCACCAGGACCGCCGAGCCGGGACTTCTGAAGTTCGTCCGACTCGATCTACGGGGGGAAATGGCGGCACGCGTTACCGTCCACTCCACACATATTGCCGGCGTTGGCCCCGCGGACCGAACGCCCGTTATGTCGGGTTTCGCTGCCACCAGTCGCGCACGCGGGAGCTCCTATTTCCCGCGGGTGATGTTCGCGTCGTACCACTGCTACCACGACTCGGCGAGCGGCGCAGCACTCTGCACACGGGATCTGTTCGCACTGCTGACCGCCCGTGGATGGGCTTGTCGGGTGTTCACCGGGCCGAACCTTGACGACCCGGTCGCCCCGCCAGTCGGCGACAAGCTTCGAGCCTACCCGACTACGCAGATGGCTCGCGGTCGATTCGGAAACGCGGATTTCACACTCTATCACTCTCAAGCTGGCGGGTTCCCGGTGACCATGTTCGCCCCTGACCCACCGGCGGCTACACGATCCCCTACGCAGGAAGAAGCACGGGCTTTTGCCGCAGTCTTGTCCGACGCGATACGGGAGTTCCGGCCGGACGTAGTTCTCACATACGGCGGGGACGATGCGAGTCGGGCTGTGGTCGAAGCGGGGCGAGCGGTCGGAGCGGCGGTCGTGTTCTGGTTGCACAATCGGGCATACACAGACGCGACCATATTTCGCGACTGTGACACGGTCGTGGTGCCGTCCGAAGCGAGTCGTGGCCACTACCGGGATCTGCTTGGATTGGAGTCGGTCGTATTGCCGGGGCCGTGGATGTAG
- a CDS encoding DUF1592 domain-containing protein yields the protein MYDRVRAGEMPPPKKPRPAKADADAFLAAVATGVTARERERYRVDGRATVRRLNRGEFENTLRDLLDLPWLRVQDLLPDDGRAGGYTKSAAALDVSPVLLAKYADAIDKALEAATAKYAVPPELERKTLYANHQYDFKVLMSGGDAVMLTPDKTYDATRFPMPSATDAGGKYPGGQWSFGGKYKGLGEAEKGGAFKEPSTVGMTRTFGEAFGGRFDFAPLHPGRYRIGVSAWSYWWDKGEVKPAPRTGAVGVYCGSRVIGFFDAPSLTPTWSETEVDLEPTIDNSLRAAGASFLDAHVYFSQGQVKGYSGPGVAIDKLFVEGPLYDEWPPPSHRHLFGTLPVVPVTKLPAASPRPKREVPQQHTRGASNGPGRLVPGTTVSDDPAADARRLLGAFLPRAFRRPVAAAEVERYAVVADARTRDGACFEDALKAAYKIALLSPDFLFLNEPAGKLDGYAVAARLSYFLWNSCPDDALLAAAKAGRLADPAGLKAAADRLLADPKANRFHQDFLDQWLDLRDFDATSPDKQLYPDFQPNLEDAMRREPAEFFREVVRHDMAATHLFATSVNVVNQRLAEHYGIPGVAGTRFRRVDVDPKVLPRGGLLTTAAVCKVTANGTTTSPVKRGAWVMKKVLGTPPQAPPPDVPAVEPDVKGATTIREQLAKHRENPGCASCHAKFDPPGFALESYDPIGGWRDFYRATEGKKAPDFARIFRSYLSPDGNSSTTPGSATAAPSTRAGNSPMGGSSPASGSIRP from the coding sequence GTGTACGACCGTGTTCGGGCCGGGGAAATGCCGCCACCGAAGAAGCCGCGGCCGGCCAAGGCGGACGCCGACGCGTTCCTCGCGGCCGTCGCGACCGGGGTCACCGCCCGGGAGCGCGAGCGGTACCGGGTCGACGGCCGGGCCACCGTCCGCCGGCTCAACCGGGGCGAGTTCGAGAACACCCTCCGCGACCTACTCGATCTCCCGTGGCTCCGGGTGCAGGATCTCCTCCCGGACGACGGCCGGGCCGGCGGGTACACGAAGTCGGCCGCCGCCCTCGACGTCTCCCCGGTTCTGCTCGCAAAATACGCGGACGCGATCGACAAGGCGCTCGAGGCGGCCACCGCGAAGTACGCCGTCCCACCCGAACTCGAACGGAAGACGCTGTACGCGAACCACCAGTACGACTTCAAGGTGCTGATGAGCGGCGGCGACGCGGTCATGCTCACCCCGGATAAGACCTACGACGCTACCCGGTTCCCGATGCCGTCGGCGACCGACGCGGGCGGGAAGTACCCGGGCGGGCAGTGGTCGTTCGGCGGCAAGTACAAGGGGCTCGGCGAAGCCGAGAAGGGCGGGGCGTTCAAGGAGCCGAGTACCGTCGGGATGACCCGGACGTTCGGCGAGGCGTTCGGCGGGCGGTTCGACTTCGCCCCGCTCCACCCCGGGCGGTATCGGATCGGGGTGTCCGCGTGGTCCTACTGGTGGGACAAAGGCGAGGTCAAGCCGGCCCCGCGAACGGGAGCGGTCGGGGTGTACTGCGGCAGCCGGGTGATCGGGTTCTTCGACGCTCCCTCCCTGACCCCGACGTGGTCCGAGACCGAGGTCGACCTCGAACCGACGATCGACAACTCGCTCCGGGCCGCCGGGGCGTCGTTCCTCGACGCGCATGTCTACTTCTCGCAGGGGCAGGTCAAGGGCTACTCCGGCCCCGGCGTCGCGATCGACAAGCTGTTCGTGGAAGGCCCGCTGTACGACGAGTGGCCGCCGCCGAGCCACCGGCACCTGTTCGGCACCCTGCCGGTCGTGCCGGTCACGAAACTCCCGGCCGCTTCTCCAAGGCCGAAGCGGGAGGTGCCGCAACAACACACCCGGGGGGCGAGCAACGGCCCCGGGCGGCTCGTCCCCGGCACGACCGTGTCCGACGACCCGGCCGCGGACGCCCGCCGGCTCCTCGGGGCGTTCCTCCCGCGGGCGTTCCGCCGCCCGGTGGCGGCCGCCGAGGTCGAGCGGTACGCCGTCGTCGCCGATGCCCGCACCCGGGACGGGGCCTGCTTCGAGGACGCGCTGAAGGCCGCGTATAAGATCGCCCTGCTCAGCCCGGACTTTCTGTTCCTGAACGAGCCGGCCGGGAAACTCGACGGGTACGCGGTCGCGGCCCGGCTGTCGTACTTCCTGTGGAACTCGTGCCCGGACGACGCCCTGCTGGCGGCCGCCAAGGCCGGCCGACTCGCCGACCCGGCCGGGCTCAAGGCGGCGGCCGACCGCCTGCTCGCCGACCCGAAAGCGAACCGATTCCACCAGGACTTCCTCGACCAGTGGCTCGACCTCCGGGACTTCGACGCGACCAGCCCGGACAAGCAACTCTACCCCGACTTCCAGCCGAACCTCGAAGACGCGATGCGCCGCGAGCCGGCCGAGTTCTTCCGCGAGGTCGTCCGCCACGACATGGCCGCGACCCACCTGTTCGCGACGAGTGTGAACGTCGTCAACCAGCGGCTCGCCGAACACTACGGCATCCCCGGGGTGGCCGGCACCCGGTTCCGGCGGGTCGACGTCGACCCCAAGGTTCTCCCCCGCGGCGGGCTATTGACGACGGCAGCCGTGTGCAAGGTGACCGCGAACGGCACGACGACCAGCCCGGTCAAGCGAGGGGCGTGGGTCATGAAGAAAGTCCTCGGCACCCCGCCGCAGGCCCCGCCGCCCGACGTGCCGGCCGTCGAGCCGGACGTGAAGGGGGCGACCACCATCCGCGAACAACTGGCGAAGCACCGGGAGAATCCTGGGTGCGCATCCTGCCACGCGAAGTTCGACCCGCCCGGGTTCGCCCTCGAAAGTTACGACCCGATCGGCGGGTGGCGGGATTTCTATCGGGCGACCGAGGGGAAGAAGGCCCCGGACTTCGCCCGCATCTTCCGCTCGTACCTGTCTCCGGACGGAAATTCGTCAACCACGCCGGGTTCCGCGACGGCCGCCCCGTCGACCCGAGCGGGGAACTCGCCGATGGGCGGAAGTTCGCCGGCCTCCGGGAGTATCAGACCCTGA
- a CDS encoding DUF1585 domain-containing protein — protein sequence MLADPRAVSRNLANQLVAYATGASVGFADRDAIEAVLTRAGGANPRVRSLISEIVQSPLFLNK from the coding sequence ATCCTCGCCGACCCGCGGGCCGTGTCCCGCAACCTGGCGAATCAGCTCGTCGCCTACGCGACCGGGGCCTCGGTCGGATTTGCCGACCGGGACGCCATCGAGGCGGTCCTGACGCGGGCCGGCGGCGCCAACCCGCGGGTCCGGTCACTGATCAGCGAAATCGTCCAGAGCCCACTGTTCTTGAACAAGTAA
- a CDS encoding DUF1552 domain-containing protein, producing the protein MPASFFFPSRGPLSRRAFLRGAGVTLSLPLLDAMSPAFARAAPAAPPRRMIAIQTNMGILSQHFFPAEAGLDYKLTTYLEILKAFKDRMTVLSGVSHPAVDGAHEAEKSFLSAAPHPGGAGFRNSISLDQYAAEQLGPVTRFPSFALDVNAEGTQGMVFSRTGVKVPTEKSPAALYRKMFVQGNPAEVEARVADLGRGRSALDFVSADAKRLGRSVGPADKARLDQYFTAVRDLERQLELGQEWERKPKPKASAPALTDVTENKKLIDKIRLMLDIARLGFESDSTRVVSLFVNTFSIVADLPGVKDETHSITHHGGRKEALDQLVTIESAQFRALAGFLANLAGVKEDGEALLDRTMVLYGAPMGNAASHDNRNLPVLLAGGGFRHAGHLAFDAKKNYPLPNLFVSMLQRLGVPADRFATSTGTLTGLRSG; encoded by the coding sequence ATGCCCGCCTCGTTCTTCTTCCCGTCCCGCGGCCCGCTGTCCCGCCGCGCGTTCCTTCGCGGGGCCGGGGTCACCCTGTCCCTGCCGCTGCTCGACGCCATGTCCCCGGCGTTCGCCCGGGCCGCCCCCGCCGCTCCGCCGCGGCGGATGATCGCGATCCAGACGAACATGGGCATCCTGTCCCAGCACTTCTTCCCCGCCGAGGCGGGTTTGGACTACAAACTGACCACGTACCTCGAAATCCTGAAGGCGTTCAAAGATCGGATGACGGTGCTGAGCGGGGTATCGCACCCGGCCGTCGACGGGGCGCACGAGGCCGAGAAGTCGTTCCTGTCGGCCGCCCCGCACCCCGGCGGGGCCGGGTTCCGGAACTCGATCTCGCTCGACCAGTACGCGGCCGAGCAGCTCGGCCCGGTCACCCGGTTCCCGTCATTCGCCCTGGACGTGAACGCCGAGGGGACGCAGGGGATGGTCTTCTCCCGGACTGGGGTCAAGGTGCCGACCGAAAAGAGCCCGGCCGCCCTGTACCGGAAGATGTTCGTCCAGGGGAACCCCGCCGAGGTCGAGGCCCGCGTCGCCGACCTGGGCCGCGGCCGCAGCGCGCTCGACTTCGTGTCCGCCGACGCGAAGCGGCTCGGGCGGTCGGTCGGCCCGGCCGACAAGGCCCGGCTCGACCAGTACTTCACCGCCGTCCGCGACCTCGAACGGCAACTCGAACTCGGTCAGGAGTGGGAGCGGAAGCCGAAGCCCAAGGCGTCCGCCCCGGCCCTGACTGACGTGACCGAGAACAAGAAGCTGATCGACAAGATCCGGCTGATGCTGGACATCGCCCGGCTCGGGTTCGAGTCGGACAGCACCCGGGTGGTGTCGCTGTTCGTGAACACGTTCAGCATCGTCGCCGACCTGCCCGGGGTGAAGGACGAGACGCACAGCATCACCCACCACGGCGGGCGGAAAGAAGCGCTCGACCAACTGGTCACGATCGAGAGCGCCCAGTTCCGGGCCCTGGCCGGGTTCCTGGCCAACCTCGCGGGGGTGAAAGAGGACGGGGAGGCGTTGCTCGACCGGACGATGGTCCTGTACGGCGCCCCGATGGGCAACGCGGCCAGTCACGACAACCGGAACCTGCCGGTGTTGCTCGCGGGCGGCGGGTTCCGGCACGCCGGCCACCTGGCGTTCGACGCCAAAAAGAACTACCCGCTCCCGAACCTGTTCGTGTCGATGCTCCAGCGGCTCGGCGTCCCCGCCGACCGGTTCGCGACCAGCACCGGCACGCTGACGGGATTGCGCTCCGGTTGA
- a CDS encoding ECF-type sigma factor — protein sequence MDEAPPGGSVTMLLAQVKARDPAVAQALWDRYFARLVALARARLAAAPRATGYEEDVALSAFHCFWEAASAGRFPRLDDRDDLWQVLLVITTRKAVGRVRHETRVKRGGKRGPGPSAAPETGPGPDAAVATGPSPEEVAEVTEACGRLLGRLGDGDLRSVAVWKMEGYTNAEIADRLGRSVPTVERKLATIRVIWEREGGE from the coding sequence ATGGACGAGGCACCGCCCGGCGGCTCGGTCACGATGTTACTCGCGCAGGTTAAGGCCCGCGACCCGGCCGTTGCGCAGGCCCTCTGGGACCGGTACTTCGCCCGGCTCGTCGCCCTCGCCCGCGCGCGGCTCGCCGCCGCCCCGCGCGCCACCGGCTATGAGGAGGACGTGGCCCTGTCCGCGTTCCACTGCTTCTGGGAGGCCGCGTCCGCGGGTCGATTCCCCCGGCTCGACGACCGCGACGACCTGTGGCAGGTTCTTTTGGTCATCACCACCCGCAAGGCCGTCGGGCGGGTGAGGCACGAGACCCGGGTCAAGCGCGGCGGCAAGCGGGGTCCCGGCCCGTCGGCCGCGCCGGAGACGGGCCCGGGTCCGGACGCGGCGGTCGCGACGGGCCCTTCGCCGGAGGAGGTCGCCGAGGTGACCGAGGCGTGTGGCCGGTTGCTCGGCCGGTTGGGTGACGGGGATCTGCGGTCCGTGGCGGTGTGGAAGATGGAGGGCTACACGAACGCCGAGATCGCCGACCGACTCGGCCGCTCGGTGCCGACCGTGGAGAGGAAGCTGGCGACGATTCGAGTTATCTGGGAACGGGAGGGTGGTGAATGA